In Halapricum desulfuricans, a single window of DNA contains:
- the tnpA gene encoding IS200/IS605 family transposase: MEEYRSHAHLVSSCKYHFVWCPKYRHPVLGVVEDDVRELFGETADHFGHEILALEIADDHVHLFVQCDPKHSPADIARQFKSYSGKHLLERNPEIRESYFWGGGFWKVGYYVGTTGAVSEEVVERYIEETEHAPE; encoded by the coding sequence TTGGAAGAGTACCGCAGTCACGCGCATTTGGTTAGTTCCTGTAAGTATCACTTCGTCTGGTGTCCCAAGTACCGCCACCCGGTTCTTGGTGTAGTGGAAGACGATGTGCGAGAGTTGTTTGGTGAGACTGCTGACCACTTCGGACACGAGATTCTGGCGTTGGAGATTGCGGACGACCACGTACACCTGTTCGTCCAGTGTGACCCGAAGCACAGTCCGGCGGACATCGCTCGCCAATTCAAGTCGTACTCGGGTAAGCACTTGCTGGAACGGAATCCCGAAATTAGGGAGTCGTATTTCTGGGGTGGCGGATTCTGGAAGGTTGGGTACTACGTGGGAACGACGGGAGCAGTATCGGAGGAAGTGGTTGAACGGTATATTGAAGAGACGGAACACGCGCCGGAGTGA
- the mutS gene encoding DNA mismatch repair protein MutS, with translation MSEATGIVGEFFDLKAETDADILAMQVGDFYEFFDSDAELVADELDLKVSQKSSHGSSYPMAGVPVDELTPYLKALVERGYRVAVADQREAGDGHEREITRVVSPGTLLEVTDADARYLLTIVHDAVYGLAFTDVTTGRFHVTTAADADELLTTIYRFDPVEILPGPDVRNDDDLLERLRGRTDAALTLHTPEAFAPGRARHRVREQFGEGALESVGVEADAAVRAAGAVLSYVEETGQGVLASITRLQAHGDGNHVELDATTQRNLELTETMQGDRSGSLFETIDHTVTSAGGRLLKSWLQRPRRDRAELQRRQSAVAALAEAALARDRLREVLGDAYDLERLASKAASGSADARDLVAARETLSLLPTVREIVADTDRLADSTLGDVLDRANLDRARELRETLEAALVEDPPGTVTQGGLIREGFDEQLDELIERNEAIEAWLDELPKREKRRHGITHLSVDRNKTDGYYIQVGKSETDAVPDSYEQIKTLKNSERYTIDELEEQERELLRIEEQRHDLERRLFEEIREAVAAHAELLQDVGRALAAVDAFAGLATHAVRADWTRPELTDGDEIAIEAGRHPVVERTTEFVPNDVRMDRDRRFLVVTGPNMSGKSTYMRQTALITLLAQVGSFVPARQARIGLVDGIYTRVGALDELAQGRSTFMVEMQELSNILHSASDESLVILDEVGRGTATFDGISIAWAATEYLVNEVGAKTLFATHYHELTELGDQLDPVRNVHVAVDGDPDSDGEEVTFLRTVREGPADRSYGVHVADLAGVPQPVVERSREVLDRLRNDEAIDVRGASSGTTQAVFDLSSGQFRGERDGSASADGGSTEDSIAEQFGEDADEVLEALSDLDVDETAPVELLSKVQGWQDRLEGP, from the coding sequence ATGAGCGAGGCGACGGGAATCGTCGGGGAGTTCTTCGATCTGAAAGCCGAGACCGACGCGGACATACTCGCGATGCAGGTGGGCGACTTCTACGAGTTCTTCGACTCGGACGCCGAACTGGTCGCCGACGAACTCGACCTGAAGGTGAGCCAGAAGTCGAGCCACGGCTCCTCGTATCCGATGGCCGGCGTTCCGGTCGACGAGTTGACGCCCTACCTGAAGGCACTGGTCGAGCGCGGCTACCGCGTCGCCGTCGCCGACCAGCGCGAGGCGGGCGACGGCCACGAGCGCGAGATCACTCGCGTCGTCTCGCCCGGGACCCTGCTGGAAGTCACCGACGCCGACGCGCGCTACCTCTTGACGATCGTCCACGACGCGGTCTACGGCCTGGCGTTCACGGACGTCACGACCGGTCGGTTCCACGTCACGACTGCTGCCGACGCCGACGAACTGCTGACGACGATCTACCGGTTCGATCCCGTCGAGATCCTGCCCGGACCCGACGTGCGCAACGACGACGACCTGCTGGAGCGCCTTCGAGGGCGGACCGACGCCGCCCTGACGCTGCACACGCCCGAGGCCTTCGCCCCCGGACGGGCGCGCCACCGCGTCCGCGAGCAGTTCGGCGAGGGGGCACTCGAAAGCGTCGGCGTCGAGGCCGACGCCGCCGTCCGCGCGGCCGGTGCGGTGTTGAGCTACGTCGAGGAGACCGGCCAGGGCGTGCTGGCCTCGATCACGCGATTGCAGGCCCACGGCGATGGCAATCACGTCGAACTCGACGCGACGACGCAGCGCAACCTCGAACTCACCGAGACGATGCAGGGCGATCGGTCAGGATCGCTGTTCGAGACGATCGATCACACTGTCACCAGTGCCGGCGGCCGTCTGCTGAAAAGCTGGCTCCAGCGCCCTCGGCGTGATCGTGCGGAACTACAGCGTCGTCAGTCCGCCGTGGCTGCGCTGGCCGAGGCCGCGCTCGCCCGCGACCGGCTGCGGGAGGTGCTCGGCGACGCCTACGACCTCGAACGGCTGGCGAGCAAGGCAGCCTCCGGTAGCGCCGACGCCCGCGATCTGGTCGCCGCCCGCGAGACGCTCTCCCTGCTGCCGACGGTCCGGGAGATCGTCGCCGACACCGATCGGCTGGCTGACTCGACGCTCGGAGACGTGCTCGATCGGGCCAACCTCGATCGCGCTCGCGAGCTCCGGGAGACCCTTGAGGCCGCACTCGTCGAGGACCCGCCGGGGACGGTCACCCAGGGCGGGCTGATCCGGGAAGGATTCGACGAACAACTGGATGAGTTGATCGAGCGAAACGAAGCGATCGAGGCGTGGCTCGACGAACTCCCGAAACGCGAGAAGCGGCGCCACGGAATCACGCACCTCTCGGTCGATCGCAACAAGACCGACGGCTACTACATCCAGGTCGGCAAGAGCGAGACCGACGCCGTCCCCGACAGCTACGAGCAGATCAAGACGCTGAAGAACTCCGAGCGGTACACGATCGACGAACTCGAGGAACAAGAGCGGGAACTGCTACGGATCGAAGAACAGCGCCACGATCTCGAGCGCCGGCTGTTCGAGGAGATCCGCGAGGCGGTCGCCGCCCACGCCGAACTGTTGCAGGACGTGGGTCGCGCGCTCGCGGCGGTTGATGCCTTCGCGGGGCTCGCGACCCACGCCGTCCGGGCCGACTGGACGCGCCCCGAACTGACAGACGGCGACGAGATAGCGATCGAGGCCGGTCGCCATCCCGTCGTCGAGCGGACGACCGAGTTCGTCCCCAACGACGTCCGCATGGACCGCGACCGGCGGTTCCTCGTCGTGACCGGGCCGAACATGAGCGGGAAGTCGACCTACATGCGCCAGACCGCACTGATCACGCTGCTCGCGCAGGTGGGCAGTTTCGTGCCCGCCCGGCAAGCGCGGATCGGTCTCGTCGACGGCATCTACACCCGCGTCGGCGCGCTGGACGAACTCGCGCAGGGCCGCTCGACGTTCATGGTCGAGATGCAGGAACTCTCGAACATTCTGCACTCCGCGAGCGACGAGTCGCTGGTGATCCTCGACGAGGTCGGGCGCGGGACGGCGACCTTCGACGGTATCTCGATCGCCTGGGCCGCCACGGAGTATCTGGTCAACGAGGTCGGCGCGAAGACGCTGTTTGCGACCCACTACCACGAACTCACGGAGCTGGGCGACCAGCTTGATCCCGTCCGGAACGTCCACGTGGCGGTCGACGGCGATCCGGATTCGGACGGCGAAGAGGTGACGTTCCTGCGAACCGTCCGCGAGGGGCCGGCCGACCGATCTTACGGCGTTCACGTTGCCGACCTCGCGGGCGTACCACAACCAGTCGTCGAGCGCTCGCGCGAGGTGCTCGATCGGCTCCGCAACGACGAGGCGATCGACGTCCGCGGCGCCAGCAGCGGGACGACTCAGGCGGTGTTCGATCTCTCCTCGGGGCAGTTTCGCGGCGAGCGCGACGGATCGGCGAGCGCCGACGGTGGCTCAACGGAAGACTCGATCGCCGAGCAGTTCGGTGAGGACGCCGACGAGGTGCTAGAAGCGCTGTCCGACCTCGACGTCGACGAGACGGCCCCGGTCGAGCTGCTGTCGAAGGTGCAGGGATGGCAGGACCGGCTTGAGGGTCCCTGA
- a CDS encoding DUF3450 domain-containing protein yields MSSEPADSNPESPGDDESNSPRLTIALPDGSTSVSDAIVTNREMLREPQEHGLATQEEITHLSEAIEGLSEKAQTATTQSEQTQASVDELQAVVERQRRQIEELQSMVSSLADILGTEAEWETFDDA; encoded by the coding sequence ATGAGTAGCGAACCCGCAGATTCGAACCCCGAGTCACCGGGCGACGACGAGTCGAACTCACCCAGGCTGACCATCGCGCTGCCGGACGGGAGCACGAGCGTCTCGGACGCGATCGTGACCAACCGGGAGATGCTGCGCGAACCCCAGGAACACGGGCTGGCGACGCAGGAAGAGATCACGCACCTCTCGGAGGCGATCGAGGGGCTCTCGGAGAAGGCACAGACGGCGACCACCCAGTCCGAACAGACGCAGGCGAGCGTCGACGAACTGCAGGCGGTCGTCGAACGGCAGCGCCGACAGATCGAGGAACTGCAGTCGATGGTTTCTTCGCTTGCCGACATCCTGGGGACGGAAGCGGAGTGGGAAACCTTCGACGACGCGTAG